Part of the Aquimarina sp. TRL1 genome, TTGAATACATCAGTATTACAGTTATCATTACATTCTGAAGTCTCTACTGTTATTCTAAATCTAGAACCTGGTTTTTCAGGAAGATTTACATCTATAAATTGACCATTTAAAATTTGTATTGCATTACGTGTTGAGAATGGGTAATGATCAACAGGTATTTGTGGATTATTCAAATATCCCCAATTTAACTCCTTTACCCTTCTCCAATCTTTACCAGGTATACTTTCATCAACTGTAATTCGACCATATAATTCTGTTCCACTAGTGCCATGATCTGCTAGGTCTTTCGTTTCTACAGATTCTGGTTGTATTCTTATAGAGGAACAGCTCTTTTTTTCTGTATATGAAATATTTTGAGATACTTGAAAAACGGTATTATCAGAAACTCTATTGACCTTGTATGAAATAGGGTATCCTGGGTTTTCTAAAGTAGGACTTGTATCTTTTTTTATAAAATCTAATATCATATCTGTATCTTTTGCAAATGCAGCTAAGGTAGCAGTGAGACCATCTTGAGGAATTCCCCCTAATTGTTTCACTTTTACACTAGTATTTTTCATTACTTTTTTATATTTAGCAGAAGCATCTGCATCTGCCGAAACTATTCCTGCGTTGTAGGAAAATTTTAATGAAGCTTCTACATCTGTTGCATCATCATCAGATTCATAAATAATTGTAAATAATCTACCGTAATCAACAGAAGTGATGTATGCAGATGGATTATCTCCTAAACTGCTACTGCTCCCCTTAAAATCTGTCACATACGGTTTTAATCTCTCTGGAGTCACGCTTTTGGTAAACCATCCATTATCTCCGGAAAGCCCTTCTTTCGGAGCTACAGAAATTGTAAAAAATCGTTGTTTTAGAGTTACTGCAAACTTGGTTTTTTTAGTATTAAAATCTACCCCTAATTTCCCTGAAACATTAACTGAAGGACCTGCATAACCAGCATTCAAAGCAAGTTGCAATTGTTCTTCATTAAAAATCTGTGATATCGAAACTTCGAAATTAGCAGGAAGACTTGCTCCACTTTTATAATACTCTGCCAAAATTTTATTCATATTATTTTGAACTTTTCCCGGCGTAGGCTCAGTAATTTTCCGATTAGTTGGTGTTGAAGCTCCTGATACGACATCTATTTTGATTTCTATTGGGTTTCTATCTTTTCCATAAATGGGAACTGAAGATGGACTCCCACTTTTGACTGTTTTTGAACCTAAGATATTACCTGGCCATAATAAATCTGTTTTTTGATCGAGTAAAAAGAAATCCGAATCAGTTTGTGTATGGGATACATGATTAGAGCAATCGGTAGTTGCTTTTGCATTTCCTAATTGATCTGATTTATCGCCGTTTACTACTGAATAATCCATAATAGATTCTTCCTCATGTTGACAAGCAGCAAGCCCCAAAAAGAGAAAGCCATAATAAAAAATCTTTTTTTTCATTTTTAGACTTAATTTTAGTTAATAAATATTTCACCCAAAACTAAGTTGTAATGCCTTAAAAAGTTATCTGATTTTTAGACAAAAAAATGAATGTCTGATTTACCTATATAATTTGTCGAATACTTAAGTATTACAGGAATCTAAAGTAAAACAAAATGATATTTTTATTTATATAGTTTTTTGGACATATCGTAATTTACATAAAGTTTATATAACTATTAACTTAAGTTCGATTAATCAGAATAGACCAATTTTGTAATATTCTCTGAAAATCAGACCATATTGGCAAAAAATAAAACTTAAACTCATTCAATATCTACGAAAGGAAAACGAAAAAAAAATCAGTACTCAGTTCAAAGTAAATACCCGGATAATGGCTGAACTTTGATCGGGAGGGGTAAACTGAGGACAACAACATTTATTAAACAGTAAACAACATGAAATTAGATATATATTAATACAGAGAAAACGCTTTTTCAGAGTACGGAAACAACAAACATCCCGTATTAAGATAAATTTAAAATTACAAGGACTCCTTTCTGAGTTTAGTACCCAGAGAGATTAGAGGTAACAAAAGATTATATAAAAAAGTATGCCCTTATAGTCAGTCCATTTAAGTTCTTAAAACCAAAGACAACAACTCCATCTCATGGATATCAGCATTCAGGCGTCCTTTTTCATCCATACTTAGCTAGGAATAAAAAATATTACTATATTGGAAATTATTAAATAATAATTTTAAAATTAAATTTTATGTATTTAAAAAATTTTTCTAAGTATCAAATTGACAGGAAATCATTGTCAAAAATCAACGCAGCTGGGTATGGTTTAGTAATTTGTGGTAATGGAGACTCATTTAAAGCATCTGCAGAATCAGAAAGCTCAGTAGAAACAGGCGGTAGTCGCTGGTGCCGAGATAGAGGAGGTGTATCTGCCACTGTATATCTTGAATAACAATAGACTTTTGTTAAACACTACAGAAAGATAAATATAGAAGCTTGGTGTTACTTACAAACTCCTAGCAAATCATATTTCTAATGGTAGTGTTGTTAAAACAAAGTACCTCTTAAACAGTAAAAATATGAAACGAATGACTTATTACTTAACAAGAGCTCAAAAAAATAAATAAAAAGTAATCTTTAAAAATAGAGGTTACTTTTTAATTTTCTCACTTACCCCACTTTTTCTTATCTACATATTGTTTTACCAGTTTTGTTACCTTCTGTACCCCTTATATTACCGAGGCTAAGGTTTTATTTCGAAAATCAATAGAAACTCATTCTATAATCCAAAAGGAGTGTTTTGTGGACTATAATCACATATTAAAACAGCTTCTCACAGAATTTCAGGCAGTTATTTTACTATTCTTAATTTCTTTTTTCATAAAGAAATCTAATCTTTGATTACTTTAGTTAGAATTTCCTTTATAGCCTCCCCTTTTGCACTATACTATGCTTCTTAAATAAAGAGCTTCAAGTAATATTCTTTACTTATTATAATTTAAGAGGCTATACACAACAAGTTGTCAGAAAGAGGTAAAATTGTAAAAATTACCTGAATATCTTT contains:
- a CDS encoding thiol-activated cytolysin family protein, whose protein sequence is MKKKIFYYGFLFLGLAACQHEEESIMDYSVVNGDKSDQLGNAKATTDCSNHVSHTQTDSDFFLLDQKTDLLWPGNILGSKTVKSGSPSSVPIYGKDRNPIEIKIDVVSGASTPTNRKITEPTPGKVQNNMNKILAEYYKSGASLPANFEVSISQIFNEEQLQLALNAGYAGPSVNVSGKLGVDFNTKKTKFAVTLKQRFFTISVAPKEGLSGDNGWFTKSVTPERLKPYVTDFKGSSSSLGDNPSAYITSVDYGRLFTIIYESDDDATDVEASLKFSYNAGIVSADADASAKYKKVMKNTSVKVKQLGGIPQDGLTATLAAFAKDTDMILDFIKKDTSPTLENPGYPISYKVNRVSDNTVFQVSQNISYTEKKSCSSIRIQPESVETKDLADHGTSGTELYGRITVDESIPGKDWRRVKELNWGYLNNPQIPVDHYPFSTRNAIQILNGQFIDVNLPEKPGSRFRITVETSECNDNCNTDVFNLTRAVTYVFEYSPTTQKWENEKDEHITVGSSIDKKQRISTWQSMPDRSDSTFRGAVKVNIALHQF